In Oryzias latipes chromosome 15, ASM223467v1, the following proteins share a genomic window:
- the LOC101163515 gene encoding probable E3 ubiquitin-protein ligase TRIM8 produces the protein MDESWKNCFEEELLCPICLNVFDEPIQLPCKHNFCKGCISEAWAKDSAAVRCPECNHDYDQKPTLEKNFKLANIVKRFNALNSDKVPPVLHCVLCRRGPPLPVRKVCLRCKEPCCQTHIQTHLQQPCTAPGHLLVDAEELSAWTCPSHEEYRLLHCEEEQVALCPFCCLSHCTNQRHTVRDVDTQRVQMQAMLMRQQDRLEGRVQNIDEQLNKLESDKTLMKDAVSELKDRVRAQYRRMQALLEANQEETMQMLESTYMMYVRKNSQQSLQLNEKRQEAEKLLSSVQTVFQRVESVNFMKNTKPYQLLMDRSNTHLSAAVPSVRVGQLNSHHFLSDLSTREKNLRKMLEEPFNEASILELVQSLGTSAGSQLGMSSGLQKRKYSMAFLESSTQNSTSQDPPPLLYNGKKSFLSDQSHQISSMYSSEVLPQNPHGGPGHSHLLETSAHHMMGLGSSSSHHSGNLFPASHFASGASSQQAMYEGRKVLMCTLNNCCCSRAPAARAHPPYPASDSFPSVTSQEFPPLPSSQTLQHFPMRGLVEAPQGARHPDFYGLYGQSSTKHYGTK, from the exons ATGGATGAGAGCTGGAAAAACTGCTTCGAAGAGGAGCTTCTTTGTCCCATCTGCCTGAATGTTTTCGATGAGCCAATCCAGCTGCCATGCAAGCACAACTTCTGCAAGGGTTGCATATCTGAGGCATGGGCCAAAGACAGCGCAGCCGTCCGCTGTCCAGAATGCAACCACGACTACGACCAGAAGCCCACCCTGGAGAAGAACTTCAAGCTTGCCAACATTGTGAAGCGATTCAATGCTCTTAACAGCGACAAGGTCCCCCCGGTGCTGCACTGCGTCCTCTGCAGACGAGGCCCCCCGCTGCCTGTCAGGAAAGTGTGTCTGCGCTGCAAGGAGCCCTGCTGCCAGACTCACATCCAAACCCACCTGCAGCAGCCGTGCACGGCACCAGGACACCTGCTGGTGGACGCGGAGGAGCTGAGCGCCTGGACCTGTCCCAGTCATGAGGAGTACAGGCTGCTGCACTGTGAGGAGGAGCAGGTGGCTCTGTGTCCGTTCTGCTGCCTCTCCCACTGCacgaaccaaagacacacagtGCGTGATGTGGATACACAGCGCGTGCAAATGCAG GCCATGCTAATGAGGCAACAAGACCGGCTGGAGGGTCGTGTGCAGAACATCGATGAGCAGCTCAACAAGCTGGAGTCAGACAAGACACTGATGAAG GACGCTGTGTCTGAGCTGAAGGATCGTGTCAGAGCTCAGTATCGGAGGATGCAGGCACTGCTGGAGGCAAACCAGGAGGAGACCATGCAGATGCTGGAGAGCACTTACATGATGTAtgtgaggaaaaactcccagCAGTCTTTGCAGCTCAACGAGAAGAGGCAAGAAGCAGAAAAACTCCTGAGCTCCGTGCAAACTGTGTTCCAGAGAGTAGAGAGTGTGAACTTCATGAAG AACACAAAACCGTACCAGCTGCTGATGGACAG gTCAAACACACACCTCAGTGCTGCGGTCCCTTCAGTCCGAGTGGGCCAGCTCAACTCCCATCATTTTCTGTCGGACCTGTCTACACGAGAGAAGAACTTGCGAAAAATGCTAGAAG AACCGTTCAATGAAGCGTCCATTCTCGAGCTCGTCCAGTCTCTCGGCACCTCCGCTGGCTCTCAGCTGGGGATGAGTTCTGGACTACAGAAAAGGAAATACAGCATGGCCTTTCTGGAGAGCAGCACCCAAAACTCCACCTCCCAAGATCCTCCACCTTTGCTCTACAATGGCAAGAAGTCCTTTCTGTCCGACCAGAGCCATCAAATTTCCTCCATGTATTCTTCAGAGGTCCTCCCCCAGAATCCTCACGGTGGCCCGGGCCACAGTCACCTCCTTGAGACCTCTGCCCATCATATGATGGGATTGGGGTCCAGTTCCAGCCACCACTCAGGGAACTTATTTCCAGCCTCCCACTTCGCCAGTGGAGCTTCGTCGCAACAAGCCATGTACGAGGGGAGGAAAGTGCTCATGTGCACGCTGAACAACTGCTGCTGCTCCCGAGCGCCCGCCGCCCGCGCCCATCCTCCATACCCGGCCTCAGACTCGTTCCCCTCCGTGACCTCTCAGGAGTTCCCCCCACTTCCTTCAAGCCAAACACTGCAGCATTTTCCCATGAGGGGGCTGGTGGAAGCCCCACAGGGTGCCAGGCACCCCGACTTCTACGGGCTGTACGGCCAGTCTTCAACCAAGCATTACGGAACCAAGTGA
- the sufu gene encoding suppressor of fused homolog isoform X2 yields the protein MDEIRPVSGAPAHGLVPLFPPGLQAIYGECRRLYPDQANPLQVTAIVKYWLGGPDPLDYISMYRNMGRPAQDVQEHWHYVSFGLSDLYGDNRVHEFTGADGPSGFGFELTFRLKREVGETAPPTWPAELMQGLARYVFQSENTFCSGDHVSWHSPLDNSESRIQHMLLTEDPQMQPIQTPFGTVSFLQIVGVCTEELQAAQQWNGQGILELMRGICIAGGPWLITDMRRGETIFEIDPHLQERVDQGIETEGSNLSGVSAKCVWDDLSQPPEDEEDSRSICLGSQPRRLSNKDTEQIRETLRKGLEFNSKAALPPISSQKQSHERAQSRKDSLESESSSAIVPHELVRTRQLESVHLKFNQESGTLLPLCLRGRLLHGRHFTYKSINGDTAITFVSTGVEGAFATEEHPYAAQGPWLQILLTEEFVDQMLGDLQELNSREETKLPREYSWPEKKLKISVLPDSVFDNPLQ from the exons ATGGACGAGATACGGCCTGTTAGCGGTGCGCCAGCCCACGGGCTGGTACCACTGTTTCCTCCGGGGCTGCAGGCTATCTATGGGGAATGTCGGCGACTTTATCCCGACCAAGCCAACCCGCTGCAAGTTACTGCCATTGTAAAATATTG GCTTGGTGGGCCAGACCCGCTAGACTACATCAGCATGTACAGAAACATGGGCCGTCCTGCTCAGGACGTTCAGGAGCATTGGCACTATGTGAGCTTTGGCCTGAGTGACTTATATGGCGATAATCGTGTTCACGA ATTTACAGGGGCAGATGGACCTAGTGGGTTTGGCTTTGAGCTCACCTTTAGGCTCAAAAGAGAGGTCGGAGAGACTGCACCTCCCACATGGCCAGCTGAACTCATGCAAGGATTGGCACGATATGTCTTCCAGTCAG AAAACACCTTTTGTAGTGGTGACCATGTTTCATGGCACAGTCCACTTGATAACAGTGAATCTCGGATCCAGCATATGCTGCTCACAGAAGACCCGCAGATGCAGCCAATCCAGACTCCGTTCGGCACAGTGAGCTTCCTTCAG ATTGTGGGTGTTTGCACAGAGGAGCTGCAGGCGGCCCAACAGTGGAACGGCCAGGGCATCCTGGAGCTGATGCGTGGAATCTGCAT AGCTGGTGGCCCTTGGCTTATCACAGACATGAGGAGGGGAGAAACCATTTTTGAGATCGATCCACACCTACAA GAGAGAGTGGACCAGGGCATCGAGACCGAGGGCTCGAACCTGAGCGGTGTCAGTGCCAAATGTGTGTGGGACGATCTGAGTCAGCCgccagaggatgaggaggacagCAGATCCATCTGCTTAGGATCCCAACCGCGGAGGCTGTCAAACAAAG acacGGAGCAAATCAGAGAGACATTAAGAAAAGGACTGGAGTTTAACAGCAAGGCAGCACTACCGCCCATCAGCAGCCAGAAGCAGAGTCACGAGAGGGCGCA GAGTCGGAAGGACAGTTTGGAGAGTGAGAGCTCATCCGCCATTGTTCCCCATGAACTGGTGCGGACGCGGCAACTGGAGAGCGTCCACCTGAAATTCAACCAAGAGTCGGGCACTCTGCTGCCCCTCTGCTTGAG GGGCCGCTTGCTTCACGGGAGACatttcacttacaaaagcaTCAACGGAGACACGGCGATCACGTTTGTATCGACGGGAGTCGAAGGGGCTTTCGCGACGGAAGAGCATCCCTATGCGGCTCAGGGCCCCTGGCTTCAG ATTTTATTGACTGAAGAGTTTGTCGATCAGATGCTAGGGGATTTACAGGAGCTCAACAGCCGGGAGGAG acAAAGTTACCTAGGGAGTACAGTTGGCCAGAGAAGAAGCTGAAGATCTCTGTCCTACCAGACTCTGTGTTTGATAATCCGCTACAATGA
- the sufu gene encoding suppressor of fused homolog isoform X1: protein MDEIRPVSGAPAHGLVPLFPPGLQAIYGECRRLYPDQANPLQVTAIVKYWLGGPDPLDYISMYRNMGRPAQDVQEHWHYVSFGLSDLYGDNRVHEFTGADGPSGFGFELTFRLKREVGETAPPTWPAELMQGLARYVFQSENTFCSGDHVSWHSPLDNSESRIQHMLLTEDPQMQPIQTPFGTVSFLQIVGVCTEELQAAQQWNGQGILELMRGICIAGGPWLITDMRRGETIFEIDPHLQQERVDQGIETEGSNLSGVSAKCVWDDLSQPPEDEEDSRSICLGSQPRRLSNKDTEQIRETLRKGLEFNSKAALPPISSQKQSHERAQSRKDSLESESSSAIVPHELVRTRQLESVHLKFNQESGTLLPLCLRGRLLHGRHFTYKSINGDTAITFVSTGVEGAFATEEHPYAAQGPWLQILLTEEFVDQMLGDLQELNSREETKLPREYSWPEKKLKISVLPDSVFDNPLQ from the exons ATGGACGAGATACGGCCTGTTAGCGGTGCGCCAGCCCACGGGCTGGTACCACTGTTTCCTCCGGGGCTGCAGGCTATCTATGGGGAATGTCGGCGACTTTATCCCGACCAAGCCAACCCGCTGCAAGTTACTGCCATTGTAAAATATTG GCTTGGTGGGCCAGACCCGCTAGACTACATCAGCATGTACAGAAACATGGGCCGTCCTGCTCAGGACGTTCAGGAGCATTGGCACTATGTGAGCTTTGGCCTGAGTGACTTATATGGCGATAATCGTGTTCACGA ATTTACAGGGGCAGATGGACCTAGTGGGTTTGGCTTTGAGCTCACCTTTAGGCTCAAAAGAGAGGTCGGAGAGACTGCACCTCCCACATGGCCAGCTGAACTCATGCAAGGATTGGCACGATATGTCTTCCAGTCAG AAAACACCTTTTGTAGTGGTGACCATGTTTCATGGCACAGTCCACTTGATAACAGTGAATCTCGGATCCAGCATATGCTGCTCACAGAAGACCCGCAGATGCAGCCAATCCAGACTCCGTTCGGCACAGTGAGCTTCCTTCAG ATTGTGGGTGTTTGCACAGAGGAGCTGCAGGCGGCCCAACAGTGGAACGGCCAGGGCATCCTGGAGCTGATGCGTGGAATCTGCAT AGCTGGTGGCCCTTGGCTTATCACAGACATGAGGAGGGGAGAAACCATTTTTGAGATCGATCCACACCTACAA CAGGAGAGAGTGGACCAGGGCATCGAGACCGAGGGCTCGAACCTGAGCGGTGTCAGTGCCAAATGTGTGTGGGACGATCTGAGTCAGCCgccagaggatgaggaggacagCAGATCCATCTGCTTAGGATCCCAACCGCGGAGGCTGTCAAACAAAG acacGGAGCAAATCAGAGAGACATTAAGAAAAGGACTGGAGTTTAACAGCAAGGCAGCACTACCGCCCATCAGCAGCCAGAAGCAGAGTCACGAGAGGGCGCA GAGTCGGAAGGACAGTTTGGAGAGTGAGAGCTCATCCGCCATTGTTCCCCATGAACTGGTGCGGACGCGGCAACTGGAGAGCGTCCACCTGAAATTCAACCAAGAGTCGGGCACTCTGCTGCCCCTCTGCTTGAG GGGCCGCTTGCTTCACGGGAGACatttcacttacaaaagcaTCAACGGAGACACGGCGATCACGTTTGTATCGACGGGAGTCGAAGGGGCTTTCGCGACGGAAGAGCATCCCTATGCGGCTCAGGGCCCCTGGCTTCAG ATTTTATTGACTGAAGAGTTTGTCGATCAGATGCTAGGGGATTTACAGGAGCTCAACAGCCGGGAGGAG acAAAGTTACCTAGGGAGTACAGTTGGCCAGAGAAGAAGCTGAAGATCTCTGTCCTACCAGACTCTGTGTTTGATAATCCGCTACAATGA